One window of the Eucalyptus grandis isolate ANBG69807.140 chromosome 8, ASM1654582v1, whole genome shotgun sequence genome contains the following:
- the LOC104416205 gene encoding probable xyloglucan galactosyltransferase GT12 has translation MEKSVRRSCYKPCQVTSLVTLLCFAFLCLDYLTFHGDRDGFYIRINYHGRPTSAETKQNGMQSSDSLRPVANVDDHGVSATSNSSSARAGGSDKPDEVEESLNGTNESDAGSAPRGNKESAEYVPVQVLGKGDRDMTHPNKESADPCSGRYIYVHDLPSRFNDEILKNCTSLIKWFDMCPSMVNEGLGPRIDDSRGVLSHGNWFATNQFLLEVVFRNRMRQYECLTNDSSLASAVFVPFYAGLDVGRHLWNFSTSVRDSLAQDLTNWLADRPEWNRMWGRDHFLVGGRIAWDFRRQSNDVSDWGNNLMFLPESKNMTMLSIESSSWNNDIAIPYPTYFHPSSEAQVLEWQNKVRTHERRYLFSFAGAPRPSLEDSIRSDLINQCKASNGTCALLNCGYVVNKCDDPVEVMNVFESSDFCLQPPGDSFTRRSTFDSILAGCIPVFFHPGSAYVQYIWHLPENSSKYSVFIPEDKVKRGHINIKQVLSRISRDAVLSMREEVVQLIPRIVYADPRSRDHKFQDSFDTAVKGVLKRIESIRRRVSDGKDPSSGFSDQNSTKFNMPRTA, from the coding sequence ATGGAGAAATCAGTGCGCAGGAGCTGCTACAAGCCGTGCCAGGTTACGTCCCTCGTCACCCTGTTGTGCTTCGCGTTTCTCTGCTTGGACTACTTGACCTTCCATGGCGACAGAGACGGCTTCTACATCAGAATCAACTACCATGGGCGTCCGACATCTGCCGAGACGAAGCAAAACGGAATGCAGAGCTCTGATTCTCTCCGACCTGTGGCAAACGTCGATGATCACGGGGTTAGTGCTACGAGCAACTCCAGCAGTGCAAGAGCCGGGGGTTCGGATAAGCCTGATGAGGTGGAGGAGAGCCTGAACGGTACGAATGAATCAGATGCAGGGTCGGCACCGAGGGGCAACAAAGAATCTGCGGAGTATGTCCCTGTCCAGGTCCTAGGCAAAGGTGATCGAGATATGACGCACCCGAATAAGGAGAGCGCAGACCCGTGCTCGGGCCGGTACATCTACGTTCATGACCTCCCGAGTAGATTCAATGACGAAATACTGAAGAACTGCACGTCCCTCATCAAGTGGTTCGACATGTGCCCGTCCATGGTCAATGAAGGTCTAGGTCCCCGAATCGACGATTCTCGCGGAGTCCTTTCTCATGGAAACTGGTTTGCGACCAATCAGTTCTTATTAGAGGTAGTGTTCCGCAACAGGATGAGGCAGTACGAGTGCTTAACCAACGACTCCTCGCTGGCTTCTGCTGTTTTCGTCCCCTTCTATGCCGGGCTCGATGTCGGCCGCCACCTCTGGAATTTCAGCACGTCGGTTAGGGACTCTCTCGCGCAAGATCTCACCAATTGGCTTGCGGATAGACCGGAGTGGAACAGAATGTGGGGGAGGGATCATTTCCTAGTCGGAGGAAGGATCGCTTGGGATTTCAGGAGACAAAGCAACGACGTTTCTGACTGGGGAAACAATCTTATGTTCCTGCCCGAGTCCAAGAACATGACGATGCTATCGATCGAGTCGAGTTCTTGGAACAATGACATCGCCATACCATATCCCACATATTTTCATCCCTCGAGCGAGGCTCAGGTCCTTGAATGGCAAAACAAAGTGAGAACACATGAGAGGCGGTACCTGTTTTCGTTTGCTGGGGCCCCACGACCGAGCTTGGAAGATTCTATCCGAAGCGACCTCATTAACCAATGCAAAGCCTCTAATGGGACATGTGCATTGCTGAACTGTGGCTATGTTGTGAACAAGTGCGATGATCCGGTTGAAGTGATGAATGTCTTCGAGAGTTCTGATTTCTGCCTGCAGCCGCCCGGTGATTCCTTCACTAGGAGGTCAACTTTTGACTCGATACTGGCCGGCTGCATTCCGGTTTTCTTCCACCCTGGATCGGCATACGTGCAGTACATTTGGCATTTACCAGAGAATTCTTCCAAGTATTCAGTTTTCATACCCGAAGACAAGGTGAAACGTGGACACATCAACATCAAACAAGTATTGAGTAGGATTTCCCGGGATGCAGTACTCAGTATGAGagaggaggttgtacagctgaTTCCTAGGATTGTATATGCAGATCCAAGGTCCAGAGATCATAAGTTCCAGGATTCCTTTGACACTGCCGTAAAAGGAGTTTTGAAAAGAATAGAGAGCATCAGGAGAAGAGTTTCCGATGGCAAGGATCCTAGTTCTGGATTTTCAGATCAGAACAGTACAAAGTTCAACATGCCCAGGACAGCCTAG
- the LOC104456327 gene encoding probable aldo-keto reductase 2 isoform X1 encodes MASSTQVERIKLGSQGLEVSAQGLGCMGMSAFYGPPKSEPDMIALIRHAVDSGVTFLDTSDIYGPHTNEVLIGKALKGGLRERLQVATKFGISSADGKGNRQVRGDPAYVRASCEASLKRLDIDCIDLYYQHRVDVRVPIEVTIGELKKLVEEGKVKYIGLSEASTSTIRRAHAVHPITAVQLEWSLWSRDVEADVIPTCRELGIGIVSYSPLGRGFFSVGSKLFENLSKDDFRQYLPRFQPENLVHNAKLFDRLHEIAKGKGCTPSQLALAWVHHRGNDVCPIPGTTRIENFNQNIGAVSVKLMPNDMAELESIASADNIKGSRYKSTMITWENSDTPPLSSWNAA; translated from the exons ATGGCGTCGTCGACGCAGGTGGAGAGGATCAAGCTGGGGTCGCAGGGCCTGGAGGTGTCGGCGCAGGGGCTGGGCTGCATGGGCATGTCCGCCTTCTACGGGCCACCCAAGTCGGAGCCCGACATGATCGCCCTCATCCGCCACGCCGTCGACTCCGGCGTCACCTTCCTCGACACTTCCGACATCTACGGCCCCCACACCAACGAGGTCCTCATCGGAAAG GCACTGAAGGGAGGGCTGAGAGAGAGGCTACAAGTGGCGACCAAGTTCGGGATCAGCTCCGCAGATGGGAAGGGGAACAGGCAGGTCCGAGGCGACCCTGCATACGTGAGGGCTTCGTGCGAGGCCAGCTTGAAGCGGCTCGACATCGATTGCATTGACCTCTACTACCAACACCGCGTGGACGTTCGCGTGCCCATCGAAGTCACT ATCGGTGAGCTAAAGAAGCTAGTTGAGGAGGGTAAGGTCAAGTACATCGGTTTATCTGAGGCTTCCACTTCGACAATCAGAAGAGCCCATGCTGTTCATCCCATAACAGCAGTGCAACTGGAGTGGTCGCTCTGGTCGAGAGACGTGGAGGCAGATGTAATTCCCACATGCCG GGAGCTCGGCATCGGAATCGTTTCCTACAGTCCTTTAGGACGAGGATTCTTTTCTGTCGGTTCAAAGTTGTTTGAGAATCTCTCCAAGGACGACTTCCGACAG TACCTGCCCAGGTTCCAGCCAGAGAACTTGGTTCACAATGCCAAGTTATTTGACCGATTACATGAAATTGCAAAGGGAAAAGGTTGCACCCCTTCACAGTTAGCCCTCGCCTGGGTCCACCACCGGGGCAACGACGTCTGCCCAATTCCTGGGACAACCAGGATTGAGAATTTTAACCAGAATATTGGAGCTGTGTCTGTGAAACTCATGCCAAATGATATGGCTGAGCTCGAATCAATTGCTTCTGCGGACAACATCAAGGGCAGCAGGTACAAAAGTACCATGATTACATGGGAGAACTCCGACACTCCACCCCTTTCTTCATGGAATGCTGCTTAG